The Glycine soja cultivar W05 chromosome 6, ASM419377v2, whole genome shotgun sequence genome has a window encoding:
- the LOC114416912 gene encoding lysine-specific histone demethylase 1 homolog 2 yields METPSSNGSVSKRSLRRKVNLRNYDEDLMDEMFEKQLGGGLKKRSRTKEDLEKETETEAMIAMSLGFPIDALLEEEIKAGVVRELGGKEQNDYIVIRNHILALWRRGNVRLWLSKGMVRETVSNEYDHLINSAYDYLLYNGYINFGVSPAFTSQLPESTEGTAVVIGAGLAGLAAARQLLSFGYKVVVLEGRSRPGGRVYTQKVGREGKFASIDLGGSIITGIHANPLGVLARQLSIPLHKVRDDCPLYKPNGAPVDKETDASVEFVFNKLLDKVMELRQIMGGFASDTSLGSVLEMLRRLYNVTRSTDEKQLLDWHLANLEYANAGCLSNLSAAYWDQDDPYEMSGDHCFLAGGNMGLIKALCEGVPVFYGKTVNTIRYGNEGVEVIAGEHVFQADIALCTVPLGVLKKKAISFEPELPARKLEAIERMGFGLLNKVAMVFPHVFWGEDRDTFGCLNEHSHQRGEFFLFYCYHTVSGGPALIALVAGEAAQAFESTDASILLHRVLTVLKGIFHPKGIIVPDPIQSICTRWGSDPLSYGSYSHVSVNSSGADYDILAENVGNRLFFAGEATSRQYPATMHGAFLSGLREASHIYRSARIQNNPRKCMPKNIVSNDILGDLFKWPDLEFGKFAFIFYPSPENLQSTGLLQVTIGDAEEIYEELFSSYPNAAKWPLQLYTIISREQAQQLQKVEGGNESRLSFLVKTLGLKLMGPNALLTAGNTLIASIAHSRKGRWRNRVITC; encoded by the exons ATGGAAACCCCGTCTTCAAATGGATCGGTTTCGAAGCGTTCGCTGAGGAGGAAGGTGAATTTGAGGAACTATGATGAGGATCTGATGGATGAGATGTTTGAGAAGCAGTTGGGAGGTGGTTTGAAGAAGAGGAGTAGGACTAAGGAAGATTTGGAGAAGGAAACTGAGACTGAGGCTATGATTGCGATGTCGCTCGGTTTTCCTATTGATGCTTTGCTTGAGGAGGAGATTAAAGCTGGGGTTGTGAGGGAGTTGGGTGGGAAGGAGCAGAATGATTATATAGTCATAAGGAATCATATATTGGCTCTGTGGAGGAGGGGGAATGTCAGGTTGTGGTTGAGTAAAGGGATGGTTAGAGAAACTGTGAGCAATGAGTATGATCATTTGATTAATTCTGCTTATGACTATCTTTTGTATAACGGCTACATAAATTTTGGCGTTTCACCCGCGTTTACTTCTCAGTTGCCCGAGTCAACTGAGGGGACTGCGGTTGTTATTGGTGCTGGCCTTGCCGGGTTGGCAGCAGCGAGGCAACTCTTGTCGTTTGGTTACAAGGTTGTGGTTTTGGAAGGCAGGAGCCGGCCTGGTGGTCGAGTTTATACTCAGAAGGTGGGGCGCGAGGGTAAGTTTGCTTCCATTGATCTTGGTGGGAGTATTATTACAGGCATTCATGCTAACCCTTTAGGGGTTCTGGCTCGACAGCTTTCTATACCACTTCATAAAGTCAGAGATGATTGCCCTTTGTATAAGCCAAATGGGGCACCGGTTGATAAGGAAACGGATGCAAGCGTTGAATTTGTATTCAATAAGTTGCTTGACAAGGTTATGGAGTTGAGGCAAATTATGGGTGGGTTCGCAAGTGATACCTCTCTTGGTTCGGTCTTGGAGATGCTCAGGCGGTTGTATAATGTGACCCGAAGTACAGATGAGAAGCAGTTGCTTGATTGGCATCTTGCAAATTTGGAATATGCAAATGCTGGGTGCCTTTCAAATCTTTCGGCTGCCTATTGGGATCAAGATGATCCTTATGAAATGAGCGGTGATCACTGCTTTCTTGCTGGAGGAAATATGGGGTTGATAAAAGCTTTATGTGAAGGAGTTCCTGTTTTTTATGGAAAGACCGTCAATACTATCAGATATGGAAATGAGGGTGTTGAGGTTATTGCTGGGGAACATGTCTTTCAAGCAGATATCGCCTTATGCACTGTGCCTCTTGGAGTTCTTAAAAAGAAGGCCATCAGTTTTGAACCTGAATTGCCTGCAAGGAAATTGGAAGCAATTGAGAGGATGGGGTTTGGGCTGCTGAACAAGGTTGCTATGGTTTTTCCTCATGTGTTTTGGGGGGAAGATCGAGACACATTTGGATGTCTCAATGAACATAGTCATCAACGTGGGGAATTTTTCCTATTTTACTGTTACCATACAGTTTCTGGAGGTCCAGCACTTATTGCGCTGGTGGCTGGTGAAGCTGCACAAGCCTTTGAATCCACAGATGCTTCCATTTTGCTGCATCGGGTTTTGACCGTGTTAAAAG GAATATTTCATCCCAAAGGCATCATTGTGCCTGATCCAATACAGTCAATTTGTACAAGATGGGGCAGTGATCCCCTTTCTTATGGTTCCTACTCTCATGTTAGCGTTAATTCATCTGGTGCCGATTATGATATACTCGCTGAAAACGTGGGGAATAGATTGTTCTTTGCTGGTGAGGCCACGAGTAGGCAATACCCAGCTACTATGCATGGTGCTTTCTTGAGTGGCTTAAGGGAAGCATCACACATTTACCGATCAGCTCGGATTCAAAACAATCCTAGGAAGTGCATGCCTAAGAATATCGTAAGCAATGACATCCTGGGTGATTTATTCAAGTGGCCTGATTTGGAATTTGGGAagtttgctttcattttttatccgTCTCCAGAAAATCTGCAGTCAACGGGGCTTCTGCAAGTCACTATTGGTGATGCTGAAGAAATTTATGAGGAGCTGTTTAGCAGCTACCCAAATGCAGCAAAGTGGCCCTTGCAGCTGTACACTATAATATCCCGTGAACAAGCCCAGCAGCTACAAAAAGTTGAGGGAGGGAATGAAAGCCGGTTATCCTTTTTGGTAAAAACCCTTGGCTTAAAGCTTATGGGGCCAAATGCTTTGCTTACTGCAGGCAACACATTGATAGCTAGCATAGCTCATTCACGGAAAGGCCGGTGGAGGAACCGTGTAATTACTTGTTAA